The genomic region cacacacacacacactgctctgtcTCAGGCGCATACCATACAGTAACATGTTCAGCATAGCAACACAGTAATTCACCAATTGCTTTAACAATCGCTCCAACACAGACAcctacgaacacacacacacagacgatgGGGGTGGAGAGAACATTTTGACCGTTTCCAATTGTCTTTGTACTCCACTTACTTCTAATGGTGAACACACAGTAACCCAATGTCCAGCCGCCCTTAACACTTTTACACCTAACAGTCAGAtaaaacactgacacacacacagtgtcatgGCTGATTCTTCCATATCACTTAATGGCCTGGAATAATCTGATTTAGTTGATAACAGCAGCAGTCAATGGCAACAGGATCCAAAAATTATGTCTCCAAGACTTCAATAATAAAACAAGACAAAAAGGCTTTCAGAATGAGATCAACCGACTGCTAGAAACGGGTACCGACCAAGAACGGCTCCTTAACTCGACCGTGGCAAATACACACAACCTATATTACATGTAAAATGACAAAAAACAaaagaccatttaaaaaaaaaatctttccaAAATGTTTAAACTTTTTATTTGAACATTTAGCAACCAAATATCCGTTAAATATACACCATCATGTCTCATTGTTCAAGTTAGAATGTGAGGAAAAACAAGAGTCTCTGTAGTTACTCTGTTTTAGGAATCAACGGCCACATTAAGGCCCGGTGTTTTGGCTTTCACatggacagagtgagagagaaagtgcaagaaagaggggggagaaagaggagtaTTGACATCAGATACTCTGGGGCGATAGCATGATCGTGGaggacaacaaaaacaaaaaaaaatacaacagtattaattattaaaaataaaaaaaacctcTGGCAATTATAGTCTGACCACCTGTAACTCTAAATGACCCCCCCCATGAAGCAAGACACAGGAAATGACACAGTCCCAAAAGCAGAATCTGAACATTGTACACGTAAAGGGTTTCCGGTCCTCTGATAAAAGCCTGGGTTGGTGTGGTTAACCCCAGTCTATGTCACGGTCTTGAAGGTCTGCAGTATTAGGTTGGTTTGGTGGATGAGCCTGTTGGCGCTGACGAACACGTTTATCGCCCTGGAAACaagcgggacagagagagagagagagagacagggacacacagggaAGGCGGTGTCAGTCACAGGAAACCATGGCAACGCTGGGATTGTTACAGTGCTTTGATCTGGTGAAATGTCAGGCTTCAGAGAATCAAGCCTGAATGTGATTTCACAGTGAATAGTGAATGATTAAACAACGCTGAAAATTACAAGTATCGTTTCTGCCACAATCCCATGGTCAACTAAGCAGTACACCAGGCAAAAAAAACTAAGAATTATACTGATTTCTGCTTATATCACGCTATACCACAAACAAAGTTAAAATGCAGAGACTCAGACCATTGATTGCTGTTGAAGTGACAGGTTGGCGTGAAATCTGTAACCCATCTCCGCtgtatcagcaccatggacagcgcccAACACAGTAAAGCAAGGCCGTTTTGGTAATGAATATAGGCTACAACAAGATAGATAGGGTAATTCTCCCCCCCATCCACAGGACAGTAGTAAGtgaagttccttggcgtacacatcacagacaaactgaattggtccacccacacagacagcgtggtgaagaaggcgcagcagcgcctcttcaacctcaggaggctgaagaaatttggcttgtcaccaaaaacttactttttacagatgcacaatcgatagcatcctgtcgggctgtatcaccgcctggtacggcaactgctccgcccacaaccgtaaggctctccagagggtagtgaggtctgcacaacacatcactgggggcaaactacctgccctccaggacacctacaccacccgatgtcacaggaaggccaaaaggaccatcaaggacaacaaatacccgagccactgcctgttcaccccactatcatcctgaaggtgaggtcagtacaggtgcatcaaagctgggacagagactgaaaaacagcttctgggacggcagggtagcctagcggttagagcgttgtactagtaaccggaggttgcaagttcaaacccccgagctgacaaggtacaaatctgtcgttctgcccctgaacaggcagttaacccaccgttcctaggcagtcattgaaaataagaatttgttcttaactgacttgcctggttaaataaaggtaaaataaaaaaaatctatctcaaggccatgagactgttaaacagccaccactaacatagagtggctgctgcctacatactgactcaaatctctggccactttaatacatttaataaattGATTTAATAAAAAGGTtttactagtcactttaaataatggcactttaataatgtctacatatcctacattactcatctcatatgtatatgctgtattttataccatctattgcatcttgacTATgtcgcacggccatcgctcatccatatatttatatgtacatattcttattcattcctttacattgTGTGTATTAAGTAGTTGTGAAATggttagatattgctgcattgtcggaactagaagcacaagcatttcactacactcgcattaacatctgctagccgtgtgtatgtgaccaataaaatgttgaCATGATTTGACAAAACAGCCCATGTGAATTCCCCACGAATACAGCTCGTTCTTTCGTTCCACAGTGCACAGCATTTCAAAATGCTCCTTGCTTGATGATGCCTAGAGAACCCTTTGGTTCTATCAATAACATGCTACCAGTGGGAACTCTGTTTGGGTGAAGGTCTTGTCTGCGTTGGCATTGGACACAATGCAGAACCTCCGATACGGGAACCAAAATGATGCATTTGCGGTAAATATTACAGCCGGAGGAGTATCTCGTTATTCAAGTAGCCTATCACAGACGGGCAGAGCTTTCCTCCGATTTGTATGGAAATAGAAAGGAGTCAAACCCGACTGTGGCTTTCCATGGCCCTccctacacacaaacactcctCTACGTGCTCTGTCCATGGCCCTccctacacacaaacactcctCTACGTGCTCTGTCCATGGCCCTccctacacacaaacactcctCTACGTGCTCTGTCCATGGCCCTccctacacacaaacactcctCAACGTGCTCTGTCCATGGCCCTccctacacacaaacactcctCTACGTGCTCTGTCCATGGCCCTccctacacacaaacactcctCTACGTGCTCTGTCCATGGCCCTccctacacacaaacactcctCTACGGCTCTGTCCATGGCCCTccctacacacaaacactcctCGACGTGCTCTGTCCATGGCCCTccctacacacaaacactcctCTACGTGCTCTGTCCATGGCCCTccctacacacaaacactcctCTACGTGCTCTGTCCATGGCCCTccctacacacaaacactcctCTACGTGCTCTGTCCATGGCCCTccctacacacaaacactcctCTACGTGCTCTGTCCATGGCCCTccctacacacaaacactcctCTACGTGCTCTGTCCATGGCCCTccctacacacaaacactcctCTACGTGCTCTGTCCATGGCCCTccctacacacaaacactcctCTACGTGCTCTGTCCATGGCCCTccctacacacaaacactcctCTACGTGCTCTGTCCATGGCCCTccctacacacaaacactcctCTACGTGCTCTGTCCATGGCCCTccctacacacaaacactcctCGACGtgctctgtccatggtgctgccACAGCACAGCAGATACAAAATCCAGAACAACCTGGCACTCAATCATATGAAGATAGATAGACATACAAATAAAGCTGAGGGGGCGAAGCCCGATTTTGCACCCTCGTAGGCCTGACGAACAGTAAAAAAAGATTTGCAGCCCCGGACAAGAACACCCGATTTAACTTGGCAACTAATCATCAAGACCTCGATGAGTTGAATCAGGCGAGTTTGTCCAGCgctacaatacatttacatttaagtcatttagcagacgctcttatccagagcgacttacaataaaTATGTTCTGTCGGGGTCAGCAGAGGACTGTAGTTGGGAAAACACTGATCTAAATGATGCAGATGTAAACCAGTATGGGTGATATATTGTAAAGGTCAGATATAAACCTGTATGTATGGGTGATATATTGTAAAGGTCAGATATAAACCTGTATGTATGGGTGATATATTGTACGGGCCAGATGTAATCCAGTATGTAGtgtgcgttcatccacctctggcctgctcgcctccctaccactgaggaagtaatgttcccactcagcccagtcaaaactgttcgctgctctggccccccaatggtggaacaaactccctcacgacgccaggacagcggagtcaatcaccaccttccggagacacccgaaaccccacctcttcaaggaatacctaggataggataagtaatccttctcaccccccttttaagatttagatgcactattgtaaagtgactgttccactggatgtcataaggtgaatgcaccaatttgtaagtcgctctggataagagcgtctgctaaatgacttaaatgtaatgtaatgtaaatgtatgtatggGTGACATATTGTACGGGCCAGATGTAAACCCGTATGTATGGGTGATATATTGTATGGGCCAGATATAAACCAGTATGTATGGGTGACATATTGTACGGGCCAGATGTAAACCCGTATGTATGGGTGACATATTGTACGGGCCAGATGTAAACCCGTATGTATGGGTGACATATTGTACGGGCCAGATGTAAACCCGTATGTATGGGTGATATATTGTACGGGCCAGATATAAACCCGTATGTATGGGTGACATATTGTACGGGCCAGATGTAAACCCGTATGTATGGGTGACATATTGTACGGGCCAGATGTAAACCCGTATGTATGGGTGACATATTGTACGGGCCAGATGTAAACCCGTATGTATGGGTGACATATTGTACGGGCCAGATGTAAACCCGTATGTATGGGTGACATATTGTACGGGCCAGATATAAACCCGTATGTATGGGTGATATATTGTATGGGCCAGATATAAACCCGTATGTATGGGTTATATATTGTACGGGCCAGATGTAAACCCGTATGTATGGGTGATATATTGTACGGGCCATGGAAGAGAGCAGCAGGGTAGAAACATAAGAGGTGATGAGGTTCTTACTTTCCATCTTTGAAGTAGGTTTTAAGTGTGTCGCTGAAGCTCTTGGAGTATTTCACAAACTCTTTCTTTTGGTGTTCCAGTGCCTGGGAAAAACAGACGCTTTTTACTCTTTTAGAAGATAATGGAGAGGAAAAAACACAAGAACGTCTCAAACTGACAGCCGAGGGAGAAAGAAACGAGAAAATATCTTAAATCGGCCTGTGCGTcgtgtgtgtagtgttgtgttgtgtgtgtgtgcgtaggtagtgtgtagtgtgtgtgtgtgtgcgtagtgtGCGTAGGTAgtgcgtagtgtgtgtgtgtgcgtaggtagtgcgtagtgtgtgtgtgcgtagtgtGCGTagatagtgtgtagtgtgtgtgtgtgtgcgtagtgtGCGTAGGTAGTGCGTAGTGTGCAGGTAGTAGGTCGTGTGTAGGGCGTGTGTAGGTCATGTGTAGTGTGtcgtgtgtaggtagtgtgtaggtagtgtgtaggtagtgtgtagtgtaagTAGTGTGGGTCgtgtgtagtgtgtaggtagtgtgtgtaggtagtgtgtagtgtgtaggtagtgtgtgggtcgtgtgtcgtgtgtgtagtgtgtgggtagtgtgccgtgtgtagtgtgtgtaggtagtgtgtagtgtgtcggTAGTGTGTTGGTCGTgtgtgggtagtgtagtgtgtgtaggtagtgtgtagtgtgtgtaggtagtgtgtgtaggtagtgtgtgtaggtagtgtgtgtaggtagtgtgtgtaggtagtgtgtagtgtgtgtaggtagtgtgtgtaggtcgtgtgtagtgtgtaggtcgtgtgtagatagtgtgtgtaggtcgtgtgtaggtagtgtgtgtaggtcgTGTGTAGAGTGtcggtagtgtgtagtgtgtgtaggtcgtgtgtaggtagtgtgtgtaggtcgTCTGTAGTGTGTcggtagtgtgtagtatgtagtgctCTCACCCGTCGGTTCTGGTACTGGTATTTACGGaagacagtgttgacagtgtcCAGCAGTTCCTTGATGGCGCTGGCGATATCTCTGTGGACAGAGCATAACAATTACTTTTGGTCCACCAGCCAATGTGGCAGGTAGATTTTAAAACACAATACATGTATTACTAGTAAGAAGTAATGTAGTATattatttcattacatttcagtAATTATTCAgtaattacattttacatttcagtttcaagtaaattagaccaacttCTATGGCTGAATCTTTCACTCAGTTCTTCACATGCAGACAGCCCCAGCCTGGCAGTTTCAGCACCAGCTGGAATAGGCTATATAGGATTCTTAGTTCTTTAGTCCACCGTGGCTGGTGAAATTAACATCTACCCGCATTTGGCAGGTGTTCATTTTAGTCCCCGTCTGTGGACAATGACTCCAACAGCAGTCAGACATCTTGAACCATCTCACCTCTCACACTCCTTAGTCCAACAGCAGTCAGACATCTTGAACCATCTCACCTCTCACACTCCTTAGTCCAACAGCAGTCAGACATCTTGAaccatctcacctctcactccTTAGTCCAACAGCAGTCAGACATCTTGAACCATCTCACCTCTCACACTCCTTAGTCCAACAGCAGTCAGACATCTTGAaccatctcacctctcactccTTAGTCCAACAGCAGTCAGACATCTTGAaccatctcacctctctcactCCTTAGTCCAACAGCAGTCAGACATCTTGAaccatctcacctctcactccTTAGTCCAACAGCAGTCAGACATCTTGAaccatctcacctctcactccTTAGTCCAACAGCAGTCAGACATCTTGAaccatctcacctctcactccTTAGTCCAACAGCAGTCAGACATCTTGAaccatctcacctctcactccTTAGTCCAACAGCAGTCAGACATCTTGAaccatctcacctctcactccTTAGTCCAACAGCAGTCAGACATCTTGAaccatctcacctctcactccTTAGTCCAACAGCAGTCAGACATCTTGAaccatctcacctctcactccTTAGTCCAACAGCAGTCAGACATCTTGAaccatctcacctctcactccTTAGTCCAACAGCAGTCAGACATCTTGAaccatctcacctctcactccTTAGTCCAACAGCAGTCAGACATCTTGAaccatctcacctctctcactCCTTAGTCCAACAGCAGTAAGACATCTTGAaccatctcacctctctcactCCTTAGTCCAACAGCAGTCAGACATCTTGAaccatctcacctctcactccTTAGTCCAACAGCAGGCAGACATCTTGAaccatctcacctctcactccTTAGTCCAACAGCAGTCAGACATCTTGAaccatctcacctctcactccTTAGTCCAACAGCAGTCAGACATCTTGAaccatctcacctctcactccTTAGTCCAACAGCAGTCAGACATCTTGAACCATCTCGCCTCTCTCACTCCTTAGTCCAACAGCAGTCAGACATCTTGAaccatctcacctctcactccTTAGTCCAACAGCAGTCAGACATCTTGAaccatctcacctctctcactcactccttaGTCCAACAGCAGTCAGACATCTTGAACCATCTCACCTCTCACACTCCTTAGTCCAACAGCAGTTGGACTAAGGACCTCCTTTCTAGAACCTCTTAcactctcattcctccctctgcACTTTTAAATACAGCTGAATTCTACCATGTTCCAAATATTCCACTGACAAAGTTACTTAGAGTGACTCAACAAACACAAATTCAATTTGAGAACTGGCAAATTGAGCCAAGACAGAAACAAGCCCTGAAAAGTCTGGGGGAGAGGAATTGTGTGCGTGTACTACTTGAGACTTAGTATTACATTTGAAAGAAAATGGGAACAAGAGAATGAGTGTGTTTTTGGAGAACTGTGTGCTTGTGAAGTGTTCATCACATCACTGAAGGTGTGCTGGGAGGTCTGTGAGCGAGTGTGTACTGACTTGATGGTCTGTAAGAAGCGTACTCTGTCGTTGATCTCGTCTGGGATCTTGCTGAGGATGTGTTTGAGTGCCCGAGCCTTGTCATTCAAGTCCTGGAACTCCTGCTCCGGCCTGTCAATCATgaactctatacacacacaggaagagaGCCACAGCCTTAGTCACCATGGAGACAGTCATGTCAACAAAAAGAAGCGGTGGAATGTAGAGAGCATTCCAGGCCCTGACAGAACAGCCCCACCCAGAGAGCAGTCTGTgtgcctgaacacacacacacacacacacctttcattGTGAGAGGAAAGTTAGAAAAAGGTGCCACTGCAGTGTAACCTTGCTGACAGCAGGAGGTACAGCTCCTTCAGAAAGTTTTACTAgttaaaaattaaaaactgatATCTTGAGTCACCCCTTTCTTGTGGaaagtctaaataagttcaggagtaaatattTGCTTAACAAAGTTACATAATaacttgcatggactcactccgtgtgcaataatattgtttaacaatttttgaacgactacctcatctctgtaccccacacaaacaatgatctgtaaggtccatcagttgagcagtgtatttcaaacacagatttaatcacaaagaccagggaggttttctaatccctcgcaaagggcacctattggtagatcaaaaataaaataaatacattgaatatccctttcagCACGGTGAAGTTACTAATTACACttcggatggtgtatcaatacacccagtcactaccaaagACACAGGttttccttcctaactcagttgccagagaggaaggaaaccgctcagggatttcaccatgaggccaatggtggctTTAAAACAGTTAGTTTAATTGCTGTGATCaaaattgtagttactccacaatactaacctaattgaaagAGGGAAAATAAGGaagactgtacagaataaaaatattccaaaacatgcatcctgttcacaataaggcactaaagtaatactgcagaaaatggggcaaagaaattaactttacgTCCTGAATATAAAGTGTTATGTTCAGGGAAAAGCACAACATCAACGAGAACCACTTTACATATTttcatggtggtggctgcatcatgttatgggtacgcttgtcatcggcaaggactagggagttttttgtgataaaaagaaacagaagaggccgagttacagttgacttaaaattggcttgaaaatcaatggcaagacttgaaaatggctgatgatcaacaaccaacttgacaagagcttaaataatttttttaaagaataatgtgcaaatattgtacaatccaggtgtgcaaaactcttaagacttacccagaaagactcacaggtgTAATCACTGCAAAAGATTATTCGAACATGATTTGACTCAGGGGtggtaatatttatatatttcattttaaataaatttgcaaaatgttttaaattttatttcaagGCTTttactttgtcgttatggggtattgtgtgtagatgggtgagatctatttaatacattttgagttcaggctgtaaaaacaaaatgtggaataagtcaaggggtatgaatactttctgaaggcactgtttatTTAGTATTCAAACAGAAGCAAAGGCCCTCACATCACGGTGTGACTGTGTGTCCGTGTGTAACTATAGCTGAGCTTCTCATTCTGTGCACATGAATTCATTACTACCATCAATCAGGCCATGCAGGAGAGAAAATTCAAGCCTGGAGGGGAGAAATGTCTCACAGGAAGCAGAGGTTGTTTTATTCGTGGAGAAACACCACCATCCTGAGGTGAGAGACGGTACTGTACACAGATGCACAATACCCATCATCATCTAGGACTAGGTTATTCACtgcagaacagagagacacacaccttcCACATCGTCTGCAGCCATTCGCAGTAGTGACTCAGTGAAGTTGACCTCCACTTTCTTCTTCTCCAGGATCTTCATGATGATGTCCTGGGTCAGCCCTGGGTTCTCCTTCTCAGCCTGACAATCAATCACAGAACACACATCAGTCTATGACAACAATGTTTCCCCTAGAATTTTGTCATTAGGGATTAAAAAAGAAAAATAACCATTTTAAAGTACATTTCCTGTAATTCTGCCCATTTTgtaaacaaaatcaatggggcccCATGCCATTTGGGGAATTGTAGATTCTCTTTATTTTGCCAATTGTTAGATCCGAAAGattatctttaaaaaaatatatatagcttCATTATCTTTTCGACATACTTTATACGTGTTTGTTTGCTTATATATTTTAGGCGGCAACGATATAGCAGCAGCGCTAAATGAATAGGGGAAACACTGGACAATCAGCCACAGAACATATGCAGACACACACCAGGCATTACTAATCaaccacaaaaacacacacatttacgATAATAGAACACAGACCCATGATCGGAGTTAGACACTGTCCATCAAAGACAATCAGATTTGAATCACACTGGAACAGTGGAACCACTCATAGGGGTATTTTAGGAAGCTAGTTAGATCTACGCTGAGTTTTCTAAGCTAGCCAGtttcagttagcttcacattccagctcaggcttcCTCTATGATAGGAAGGCGGCTATGGATCCTGCACCTGCTGCTAATTCAAGACAGCTCTCCAGCAGGCTATTGTGGGAATGGGCTATGAGAAGAGCAATCTTTCTTTGTGTTGACGGTTATCTTGAATTGAACCCAGAATTGACCAAAGTGAGCTCCTCTATCCAGTCTCAAATGCCCTGTCCCCCTCAGTGTATAAAATGCTGCCCCGTCCCCCTCAGTGTATAAACGCTGCCCCGTCCCCCTCCGTGTATAAAACGCTGCCCCGTCCCCCTCAGTGTATAAAACGCTGCCCCGTCCCCCTCAGTGTATAAACGCTGCCCCGTCCCCCTCCGTGTATAAAACGCTGCCCCGTCCCCCTCCGTGTATAAACGCTGCCCCGTCCCCCTCAGTGTATAAAACGCTGCCCCGTCCCCCTCAGTGTATAAAACGCTGCCCCGTCCCCCTCAGTGTATAAAACGCTGCCCCGTCCCCCTCAGTGTATAAAACGCTGCCCCGTCCCCCTCAGTGTATAAAACGCTGCCCCGTCCCCCTCAGTGTATAAAACGCTGCCCCGTCCCCCTCAGTGTATAAAACGCTGCCCCGTCCCCCTCAGTGTATAAAAACGCTGCCCCGTCCCCCTCAGTGTATAAAACGCTGCCCCGTCCCCCTCAGTGTATAAAACGCTGCCCCGTCCCCCTCAGTGTATAAAACGCTGCCCCGTCCCCCTCAGTGTATAAAACGCTGCCCCGTCCCCCTCAGTGTATAAAACGCTGCCCCGTCCCCCTCAGTGTATAAAACGCTGCCCCGTCCCCCTCAGTGTATAAAACGCTGCCCCGTCCCCCTCAGTGTATAAAACGCTGCCCCGTCCCCCTCAGTGTATAAAACGCTGCCCCGTCCCCCTCAGTGTATAAAACGCTGCCCCGTCCCCCTCAGTGTATAAACGCTGCCCCGTCCCCCTCCGTGTATAAACGCTGCCCCGTCCCCCTCCGTGTATAAACGCTGCCCCGTCCCCCTCCGTGTATAAACGCTGCCCCGTCCCCTCAGTGTATAAACTCTGCCCCGTCCCCCTCAGTGTATAAACTCTGCCCCGTCCCCCTCCGTGTATAAACGCTGCCCCGTCCCCCTCCGTGTATAAACGCTGCCCCGTCCCCCTCCGTGTATAAACGCTGCCCCGTCCCCCTCCGTGTATAAACGCTGCCCCGTCCCCCTCCGTGTATAAACGCTGCCCCGTCCCCCTCCGTGTATAAACGCTGCCCCGTCCCCCTCCGTGTATAAACGCTGCCCCGTCCCCCTCCGTGTATAAACGCTGCCCCGTCCCCCTCAGTGTATAAACGCTGCCCCGTCCCCCTCAGTGTATAAAACGCTGCCCCGTCCCCCAGTGTATAAAACGCTGCCCCGTCCCCCTCAGTGTATAAAACGCTGCCCCGTCCCCCTCCGTGTATAAACGCTGCCCCGTCCCCCTCCGTGTATAAACGCTGCCCCGTCCCCCTCCGTGTATAAACGCTGCCCTGTCCCCCTCAGTGTATAAAACGCTGCCCTGTCGCTCCATCTCCTTACCTTTATAAACGCAGCCCTCAGGGTCTGTGCTGCCGACAGGTTCACTCTCTCCAACTGTAAACACATTATCACTGCATCAAAACCCTTCTTACAGATACCATCTTCTAATCAACATAGCATATACACATCTCAAACAGATACCATCTTCTAATCAACATAGCATATACACATCTCAAACAGATACCATCTTCTAATCAACATAGAATACACACATCTCAAAAACAAGGAAAGCAAACACCTATACTAATTACCACAAGATGAAAACACTTCAAACTGAATAGTTAGTAGCTACATACATGGAAAAACCATCTCATTAGCGAACACGGCAGACAACAAAAACTACAGTACACTGGTACAAACAACATTGAA from Oncorhynchus keta strain PuntledgeMale-10-30-2019 chromosome 18, Oket_V2, whole genome shotgun sequence harbors:
- the LOC118374722 gene encoding programmed cell death protein 10-like; the encoded protein is MTMEEMKNEAETTSMVSMTLYTVMYPVFHELERVNLSAAQTLRAAFIKAEKENPGLTQDIIMKILEKKKVEVNFTESLLRMAADDVEEFMIDRPEQEFQDLNDKARALKHILSKIPDEINDRVRFLQTIKSVHTRSQTSQHTFSDVMNTSQAHSSPKTHSFSCSHFLSNVILSLK